A single region of the Alteriqipengyuania flavescens genome encodes:
- a CDS encoding HlyD family efflux transporter periplasmic adaptor subunit translates to MRKILIVAALGAAIFFAGRAFGWWGAAEAESELKIYGNVEINEVELAFRTGGRIERLLVDEGDVVSEGDLLAQLDRGPLEAQLAGVDARLAAADAAVQRDRSGARPQEIAGSRARLADARAQLEEARRQYDRRAALIDRGFISKAEVDTARAAVQAAEARFADAEAAVSLVQAGERPEDRAMSRADRQAIEAERALAQSDLSDTRLLAPSRGQVITRMREAGSIVQAGQPVVSLALTEPVRVRAYIAQGDLAKITPGMTARVQVDGIEQPFSATIGSIATTAEFTPKSVETEAMRADLVYRVRLTVKDPQGRLRQGQPVTVTFPDARGE, encoded by the coding sequence TTGCGCAAAATCCTGATCGTGGCCGCGCTCGGCGCCGCGATCTTCTTCGCCGGTCGCGCCTTCGGATGGTGGGGTGCTGCCGAGGCCGAGAGCGAGCTCAAGATTTACGGCAATGTTGAAATCAACGAAGTCGAACTCGCCTTTCGCACGGGCGGCAGGATCGAGCGGCTGCTGGTGGACGAAGGCGACGTGGTTTCCGAAGGCGACTTGCTGGCACAGCTCGACCGGGGTCCGCTGGAAGCCCAGCTCGCCGGGGTGGATGCGCGGCTCGCGGCGGCGGACGCTGCGGTGCAGCGGGACCGCTCCGGCGCCCGCCCGCAGGAAATCGCCGGCAGCCGCGCACGTCTGGCAGATGCGCGCGCACAGCTGGAGGAAGCCCGGCGGCAGTACGACCGGCGCGCGGCGCTGATCGACCGCGGGTTCATCTCGAAGGCGGAGGTCGATACCGCCCGCGCCGCGGTGCAGGCGGCCGAGGCCCGGTTCGCGGACGCCGAAGCGGCCGTGTCGCTGGTGCAGGCGGGCGAGCGACCCGAAGACCGCGCGATGAGCCGCGCGGACCGGCAGGCCATCGAAGCCGAGCGCGCATTGGCGCAATCCGACCTGTCCGACACCCGCCTGCTCGCTCCCTCGCGCGGCCAGGTCATCACCCGCATGCGCGAGGCCGGCAGTATCGTGCAGGCGGGGCAGCCGGTCGTGTCGCTCGCCCTGACCGAACCCGTCCGGGTCCGCGCCTATATCGCGCAAGGCGACCTCGCCAAGATCACACCGGGAATGACCGCGCGCGTCCAAGTCGATGGCATCGAACAGCCGTTTTCCGCGACCATCGGCTCGATTGCCACGACGGCGGAATTCACGCCCAAGTCGGTCGAGACAGAGGCCATGCGCGCCGACCTGGTCTACCGCGTCCGCCTGACGGTGAAGGACCCGCAAGGCCGCCTGCGCCAGGGACAGCCGGTGACCGTGACCTTTCCCGACGCGCGCGGGGAGTAA
- a CDS encoding ATP-binding cassette domain-containing protein, translating to MPAAFRLQGVSKSFAAARKKGAPVQALSDLSLAFEAGRRLALIGPDAAGKSTVLRLLAGLVEPDAGAVEVFGEPVAALDRGQIGYLPQGGALYDDLPVERNLALYAELRGVDMDAENERIETIYRRTGLSDFRKRLVGRLSGGMRQKLALVCALVARPPLLLLDEPTVGVDPVSRGEILTLTRELAAPGSTIVWTTTVLDEAGECDAVAVLHEGRLRFEGTPEELAQFGAGRVETRPLPAQGKRALLGTIERDSDVLEARIEREQVRVLHREPVPDSAPATIGDGFARLLDDGTVFGPSKLAARFPQRTQDETVVSALGLTKTYGEFTAVHDVGFTVRRGEIFGLLGPNGAGKSTTFGMLCGLVPATGGTATVAGKSLRTSASAARKALGFMPQRFSLYGDLSVAANLRFVAGAYGMGRAAREDAIAWIVDALELEELMPRAAGTLPFGQRQRLAFGAALLDAPPVLFLDEPSSGVDPVVRRELWYHINAIAARGTAVVVTTHFMEEAENCDRLLFISAGEVIAQGTPEIMKRDVGRIAGRPVTLEEAFIDLVQRQRQSGELAA from the coding sequence ATGCCGGCGGCCTTCAGGCTGCAAGGTGTTTCGAAAAGCTTCGCGGCGGCGCGCAAGAAGGGCGCTCCCGTCCAGGCCTTGTCGGACCTGTCGCTGGCGTTCGAGGCCGGGCGGCGGCTCGCCCTGATCGGTCCCGATGCAGCGGGGAAATCCACCGTGCTGCGCCTGCTTGCGGGGCTGGTGGAGCCGGATGCGGGAGCGGTCGAAGTCTTCGGCGAACCCGTGGCGGCGCTCGACAGGGGGCAGATCGGGTATTTGCCGCAAGGCGGGGCGCTTTACGATGACTTGCCGGTCGAACGTAACCTTGCGCTCTATGCCGAGCTGCGCGGCGTCGATATGGATGCAGAAAACGAGCGCATCGAGACGATCTACCGCCGCACCGGACTTTCGGATTTTCGCAAACGCCTCGTCGGGCGGCTGTCCGGCGGAATGCGGCAGAAACTGGCGCTCGTCTGCGCCCTCGTGGCTCGCCCGCCGCTCCTGCTGCTTGACGAACCGACCGTCGGGGTCGATCCCGTTTCGCGGGGCGAGATCCTGACGCTGACGCGCGAGCTTGCCGCGCCGGGCAGCACCATCGTGTGGACCACCACGGTGCTGGACGAGGCGGGTGAATGCGATGCTGTCGCGGTGCTGCACGAAGGACGCCTGCGTTTCGAAGGGACCCCGGAGGAGCTCGCGCAATTCGGGGCAGGCAGGGTGGAGACGCGACCGCTTCCCGCGCAGGGAAAGCGCGCACTCCTGGGAACGATCGAGCGCGACTCCGATGTTCTTGAGGCCCGGATCGAGCGCGAACAGGTGAGGGTGCTGCACCGCGAGCCCGTGCCCGACAGCGCACCGGCCACGATTGGCGATGGCTTCGCCCGGCTGCTCGACGATGGCACGGTTTTCGGCCCCAGCAAGCTTGCCGCACGCTTTCCGCAGCGGACGCAGGACGAAACGGTGGTCAGCGCGCTGGGTCTCACCAAGACCTACGGCGAATTCACGGCAGTCCATGATGTCGGCTTCACCGTCCGGCGCGGGGAGATTTTCGGCCTGCTCGGACCAAACGGCGCGGGCAAGTCGACGACCTTCGGCATGCTCTGCGGGCTCGTGCCGGCAACGGGCGGGACTGCGACCGTGGCCGGAAAATCGCTCCGCACCTCGGCCAGCGCCGCGCGCAAGGCACTCGGCTTCATGCCGCAGCGGTTCTCGCTCTACGGCGACTTGAGCGTCGCCGCGAACTTGCGCTTCGTGGCCGGTGCTTACGGCATGGGCCGCGCAGCGCGCGAGGATGCCATCGCGTGGATCGTCGATGCGCTGGAGCTGGAGGAGCTCATGCCGCGCGCGGCGGGAACGCTGCCGTTCGGCCAGAGGCAGCGGCTTGCCTTTGGGGCCGCGCTCCTCGACGCCCCGCCGGTGCTGTTCCTCGACGAGCCGTCCTCCGGCGTCGATCCGGTGGTGCGGCGCGAATTGTGGTACCACATCAACGCCATCGCCGCGCGCGGCACTGCGGTCGTCGTCACGACGCATTTCATGGAAGAGGCGGAGAATTGCGACCGCCTGTTGTTCATCAGCGCGGGTGAAGTCATCGCGCAGGGCACGCCGGAAATCATGAAGCGCGATGTCGGGCGCATCGCGGGCCGGCCGGTCACGTTGGAGGAAGCGTTCATCGATCTCGTCCAGCGCCAGAGGCAGTCCGGGGAACTTGCCGCGTGA
- a CDS encoding ABC transporter permease, with amino-acid sequence MSPGAAIQAKEWAQIWRDPSTFGLVVVLPLLLMMLFGSAISLDTEHTATGVVDLDRTAASRSFVQSLEASRYFAVTEGQSVEPQADELVAGRLRGILVIPKGFGRQAGAGPVQLVTDGSQPNTARFLDGHMRGALDSWNRQRLRDRGGEAVQAIGLIDHFRYNPGLESRFMLVPGAIAIVMAMIGTLLTALVMAREYERKTMEGLLATPLSTGALVYNKVLPYFLLGLASTGLCVAMAVYGYGLPFEGSVFALFLIAASFLAAVLGQGLLISAATKSQFVSTQFALLSGFLPSLLLSGFLFEIDSMPAAVQWLTYIVPARYLIPSLQSVFLAGDIWPLFLPNISIMAGFGAFFLWRAMKAIRRTIA; translated from the coding sequence GTGAGCCCCGGCGCGGCCATCCAGGCAAAGGAATGGGCGCAGATCTGGCGCGACCCGTCGACCTTCGGGCTCGTCGTGGTCCTGCCGTTGCTGCTGATGATGCTGTTCGGCAGCGCCATCTCGCTGGATACCGAACACACCGCAACGGGGGTTGTCGATCTCGACCGGACGGCCGCGTCGCGATCGTTCGTCCAATCGCTCGAGGCCAGCCGCTATTTCGCCGTGACGGAAGGGCAGTCGGTAGAACCGCAGGCCGACGAACTCGTCGCCGGGCGGCTGCGCGGCATCCTCGTCATTCCCAAAGGCTTCGGGCGGCAAGCCGGGGCCGGCCCGGTCCAGCTTGTAACCGACGGCTCGCAGCCCAACACCGCACGTTTCCTCGACGGACACATGCGCGGCGCGCTGGACAGCTGGAACAGGCAGCGGTTGCGGGACCGGGGCGGCGAGGCCGTGCAGGCGATCGGGCTGATCGATCACTTCCGCTACAACCCCGGCCTCGAGAGCCGCTTCATGCTGGTGCCGGGCGCGATTGCCATCGTCATGGCGATGATCGGGACGCTGCTGACGGCGCTGGTGATGGCCCGGGAATACGAGCGCAAGACGATGGAGGGTCTGCTGGCGACGCCGCTGTCGACCGGTGCGCTCGTTTACAACAAGGTGCTGCCATATTTCTTGCTCGGCCTTGCAAGTACCGGATTGTGCGTGGCGATGGCGGTGTATGGCTATGGCCTGCCGTTCGAAGGCTCGGTCTTCGCGCTGTTCCTCATCGCGGCAAGCTTCCTTGCCGCCGTGCTGGGGCAGGGCTTGTTGATCTCGGCTGCGACCAAGAGCCAGTTCGTCTCGACCCAGTTCGCCCTACTGTCGGGGTTCCTGCCATCGCTGCTGCTGTCCGGCTTCCTGTTCGAAATCGATTCGATGCCGGCAGCGGTGCAGTGGCTCACCTATATCGTGCCTGCGCGCTACCTCATACCATCGCTGCAATCGGTATTCCTTGCGGGCGACATTTGGCCGCTGTTCCTGCCGAACATCTCGATCATGGCCGGCTTTGGCGCGTTCTTCCTGTGGCGTGCCATGAAGGCAATCCGGCGGACCATCGCATGA